The window CGCCAGCAGGCCACCGATGGCGACGATAGTCGTCCCGACGTCGCCGAGGAACACTTCCGCTGCCGTCGAGAGTGGACGCGCCGAATTGGCGAGGACGGTATAGTCGCCGACGACGCCATAGATGACGGCGGCAGTGAACACGTACAGCAGGATGAGGATAGCCGTCCCGCCAGCCATGGCGAGTGGCAGGTTGCGCGAGGGGTTCTTCACTTCTGCGCCCATCTGGCCGGCGACGGCGATGCCGATGTAGGCGTAGAACAACGGGACGGCGGCGGCGACGAAGCCGTCGAAGCCGCCGGTGAAGAACGGTTGATAGTTCGCGGCGTCGATGTTGAGCGCCCCCGGAAGCACGAGGACGAGTATCGACAGGATGAGGAAGCCGAAGATGGCGTTCTGCGAGACGCTGTAACTCTTCGACCCGACGAGGTTGACGAGGAAGAGGACCGTCAACAGTCCGAATCCGGCCAACGCGGGGTCGACGGCGGGGTAGAACACCTGCAAGTAACTGCCGAACCCGATGGCGAGGACGGCGTCAGCGGCCATGTATCCCAACCACTTCGACCACGTGACCACGAACCCGGGCAGGCGACTCTCGAACGTCCGAGAGACGTAGGCGTACGACCCGGCCGCCGCGGGGAAGATGGTCGCCATCCACCCGTAGTTGAGCGCGATGCTCATCGCCAACAACCCAGAGAGGATGACGACGAGAATCACGCTCGGTCCGGTCGTCGAACTTGCGGTGCCGAGCGTGACGAACAACCCTGCGCCGAGAGTTCCCGCCACCACGGTACTTATCGCTCCGAACAGTCCGATGTCGCGGGACAGACTCCGTCCGTCGTTCACGTCTATCGATGACATGCTATGACATGGAACGATTGTTCGGTAAAAGACCCCTGCCTCTCATGAGAGGGACGCGTCTCAATCGTCGCCGAGAAGCTTCGACTCTGCCTTTCTGAGGTGTTCGAGGAGCGTCGCCTTCGAGATGTCCAACTCGTCGGCCAACTCCGCGGCACTCACTTCGCGCGGCCACGTGTAGTAGTCGCGGCGGCGGGCCAACTCGTACACCTCTCGCTGGCGGTCCGAGAGCGTGTCCATCCGGAAGATGCCACTCCCACTGTCCGGTGCGGTGATGAGTTCGACGTCGACGTCCGCGTCCATCTCGTCGCGGACTTCTTCGAGACGTTCGTGGACGGTCTGGCGCGTCTCGTGGACGATGACGGTCCACCGTTCACGGCCGCCCTGCATCCGCACCGGTTCGTCGGGGATGAACCCCCGCGAGACGAGTGCGTCGTTGATAGAGTTCGAGAGGTTGTAGCGGACGACGATACCGCGGGAGGCACGGCCCGGAACAGTGGTGTCGCCGTCGTGTTCGTCCGTCTCCCACACCGACTCCGTCAGGTCGGACGCCCGAATCGTCTCGACCAGTTCGTCGAGTTCGGACACCGTGTCCGCGTAGGCCGTGAACCGGCCGTTCGCGAGACCGTCTATCTCGTGGACGCCGTGGCCGAGGAGTCCTGCGTCTGTCTCGTCGGTGACTTCCAGTGTCCAACAGTCCGGATGCCAGATATCGAGACAGACTCGAACTCCCCGCGCGCCCTCCTGTGCCATGTCTTCACGTTGAAGGGTACTATTCGTCCAAAAAGGTATCCCACGACCGTCAGGTTGGGGACGGGAGTGACTCGTTCAGTTCAGTCGAGACGGTCTCGCGCCGCCGCCACGAGCAACGGGAGCATGATGGTCGCGTCGCCGAGGACCGTCGCGTTCCTGGCGTCTTTCTCCAACTTGCCCCACGAACGCGCCTCGTCGAGCGTCGCACCGGAGAGGCCGCCGGTCGCCGCGGGGTCCATCGTAATCTGGACGCCGTAGTCGTACGCACCGGGCGTGACGAGCATCGTCTGGAGCGTGAAGTTCTTCGGGACGCCGCCGCCGACGAGGAGGCACCCTGCTTTGTCGGCGTCGTACGCGAGGTCCGTGAGCGGCGTCATGTCCGAGAGTGCGTCCAGCGAGAACGACGACGTCTGCGAGTACATCCACGCTTGCAGACCGAGGACGGAGTCCTGCACTGCGGGACAGTAGATGGGCACGTCGGACTCGTAGGCCGCGGCGGCGACACCCGCGTCCTCTTCGATACCCTTCTCTTCGTTCACCTCGCTGTTGGCCCGGCCGAGTTCGCGGCAGAGGCGTTCGATGCTGACGACACCCTCTGCTTCGAGTGCCGGGAACACCTCTTCGCGCAGGTGCGACTCGAACAGGGCGAAGTGTTCCTGTGGGAGGTAGACGTTGTAGATGCGGTCGACTTCCTCGTCGCGGAGCGTCTCGTCGTGTTCGCGCGGGGTCTTCTGGTCGTGATGTTCGGCCCCGTGGTGGTGTTTGCCGCCGATTGCCTCGATAGCGTCGTGCGTCAGGTTCGCGCCCGTCGTCACCAGTGCGTCCACGTAGCCGTCGCGGATGAGGTCGGAGACGATTTTCCGCATCCCGGTCGGAACCATCGCGCCCGCGAGCGACATGAAAACCGTGCAGTCCTCGTCGGCGAGCATCTCGGCGTAGATGTCGGCCGCTTCGTGGACGTCCGCCGCACCGATGCCGGCGTGGCCGTACTGTTCGACGAGTTCGCCGACGGTCATGCCGGCGTGGACTTCAGCGTGGCCGAGTGGGTCGTGACTGAATTCCTCGCGCTCTGGCATCTCGTACCCGCCGTCGTGGTCGTGGGCGTCGTCCTCGTGCCCCCCATCGTGGGCGTCGTCGTGGTCGCTCATGCGAGGGAGTGCGACGTCCGAGCGTTTGAACGCCCCGGTCCGGCGAGGCTATGCGGGGGATTGCCAGACGAGACGACGGGGTGACGACCGTCCTACAACCCGGTCGGGTGACTGATGTACACCGCTTCCAGCCCCATCTTTCGGGCACGCTCGGCGAGACTGCGAACGCCGAACGTCTCCGTCGCGTAGTGTCCGGCGAGGAAGACGGTGATGCCCGCCTCACGCGCCTCGTGGTACACCTTCTGTTTGCCTTCGCCCGTGACGAGTGCGTCCGCACCGGACTCGATAGCCTCGTCTAGCCAATCGACGCCCGACCCGGTGACGATGGCGACGTCCGAAATCTCGTCGGGACCGAAGTCGAAGACCTGCGTTTCCTCGTTCCCGTCCAGTTCGTCGAGTGCGTCGCGGACCTCGTCGGTCGTCTTCGGCGACTCGAACGACCCCGCCTGCCCGATGTGGACCGGTCCGAGCGACCCGAATGGGTCGCGGTCCACGAGGCCGAGATGGTCCGCGAGGCCGGCGGCGTTGCCCAGTTCTTGGTGTCCGTCGAGTGGCAGGTGCGACACGTAGAGCGCCACGTCTTCACGGATGAGTGGTTCGATGCGGGAGAAGTCACGCCCAGTTACGCGGTCGAGGCCGCCCCAGACGAGTCCGTGGTGTGTGACGAGGAGGTCTGCGCCAGCCTCGACGGCGGCCTCGATGGTCGCTTCGGCGGCGTCGACGGCGAAGGCGACCGTCTCGACTGACATCTCGTCCGGTCCAACTTGCAGGCCGTTCGCGCTGGCGTCTACGTCGGCGAACTCGCCGGTCGCGAGCGTCTCGTCGAATCGAGCGACGACGGTGGAGAGGTCCATACAGGTCAGTTGTGGCTCGATGACTTGTAAGAAGCGGGATGACGACCGAGACGTGGTGGTCGAATCCGATGTGGCGGTGGCCGGCCCCGATGGTGGTCAGTCGTGGGCGACGGCGTGTGAGAAGACGAACTCCCGCAGCACCTTCGCCGCGAGCGACGCCGCCTGTCCGTCGTCTCTGTCGTTCACTTCGACCACGTCGAATCCGTCTGCATACGGTGCGACTGCGCGGACCACGTCTCGAATCTCGCGGGAGGTGAGGCCGAACGGTTCTTTCGTGCCCGTTCCCGGTGCGAACGCCGGGTCGGCGGCGTCGATATCGACGCTCAGGTAGACGGACTCGTCGTCGAATTCTGGTTCCCACTCGGGCACGTCTTCGGGAGCGACGACGGTCACGTCGTCGGCCTCGGCGCGTTCCCACTCGTCAGGGGACCCGGTTCGTGCGCCGAGAATGACCGCTTCGTCCACGTCGAGTTCGTCGAGGACTCGGCGCGTAATCGTCGCGTGACTCCACTCGTTGCCGTCGTACTCTTCTCTCAGGTCGAGGTGGGCGTCGAGACAGACGAACACGTCTGGGTCGATACCCGTGACGCCCGCCGCGGTGACAGTGTGCTCACCGCCGAGGACGACCGGAACGGCGTCGTCCCAGACGGCGTCGGTGACGCTCCCGGAGAGCCAATCGATGTAGTCGGGAGCGTCGTCCCACGCGCGGACGTCGCCCGCGTCGTGGACAGCTAATTCGGTGAAGAATTGGTCGGTCCGCCGGTCGTAGTCGTCGAACGACTCGGCGAACCGGCGGATGCGATTCGGTCCGAAACGGGTTCCTGGTTGGAAGGACGTGGAGATGTCGAGTGGGGCACCGAGCAGTACGTAGTCGGCGACCTCGCGGTCTGCGATTGCCCCGGGGAACATCTCTGTGTCTCCCGTTTAGACGATTTTGCGCTGGCCTTCGTACTCGAGGTACTCGATTTCGTCTTCGGGGTTGAGGTCCTCGTCGTCGGGGATACGCATCGTGAACGTCTGGTAGGTTTCGAGGTCCATAATCTGGGCGTCGTCGCCAGTGACGGAGACGACCTGTCCCTGCTTTCGCTCGATAATTGGGACCCACACCTTCGCGTCGACGGGCTGGGAGAGCGAGCGCTTCTTGCCGTCGAAGACGCCACGGGCCTCGACGCGGGCCTTGGCGCTACCGTGCTTACCGGGCTTCGCGGTACTGTAGGCGTAAATCTTGCACGGCTTGTCTTCCATGTTGACGTAGCTGCCTTCTTGGAGCTCGCGCACCTGCTTCTGCTCTTTCGCCATGCTCATTCGTTATCGGATGGAGGGTATAAACGGTTTGGAACCGCTCTCGCACGCGAATCTTTCACGTAGCCCCGCTGAACCTCGAGAGGCCGTTCTCGTCGGTCAGTCTCCCGAGTCACCTCGACCGCTTCACGCACTCGTCGTCAGGCGTCCTCGACGGCGTCTACCTCTGCCATCGACGGGTCGAACCACGTTCCCTGCGCATCGCGCCGTCCGAGACTGCCGAGCGCTCCCGACGCGACGTTCGGCAACGAGAGTGCCAGCATAATCGCCGTCGTGAGTTCGCCGGGTGACTCGAACATGGGGATGAGGTACTGGAACGGAAAGAGAATCGGCGTCCGGTTGAGGAACGTGAGGAGAATCGCGACGGGCATCAGGACACACCCCCAGACGACACCGGTCATCAACCCGTGCCAGCCTCCGTCGGCGGGGTCGGTGCCGACTGTATAGCCCGCGAGGGCGCTTCCGGTGACGCCGCCGACGAGGGTGAACTGCCCCGTCATGAAGAAGACGAGTGCCTCGGTACACGCGGCGAGGCACACCCCCACGACCACCGGACGCCACTCCGTCATGGCCGGAGGTAACGCCACGGGGGCGCATAAAATTACGCGCCCGATTCTCAGCTTTGATTACTCTTCGCGGCGCTGCCGAAGGTTCTGCCTCGTGAACTGTGGCGTCGCCCGGATACCTTTTCGACTCCGGAACGACCGCCACAGGAGGACGGCGACGAACGCCGTCGGGACGCCCGCCGCGCCGACGGCGAGGAGGTTCTGTGGGTCTAACGCGTAGACGATGACCGTCGAGACGAACCCGAACGAGAGGAAGATGCCGTAGATGAGTCGCTTCGCCAGTTTGTCGAGGACGCCTTTGTTGTCTTCGAGACGGACGTTGACCGTCAGGTTGTCGCGGTCCGCCCTGTCGAGGACGCGTTCGAGTTTCGGTGGGACGCGGAACAGCGATTGGGCGGTCTTCTGTGCCTGTTGGCCGACACCCTTGGCGACTTTCTCGATGCTCTCTTCGCGGTACCCCTGTTCGGTGAGGTAGTCGGTCGCCACCGCGATGAAGTCGAAGTCCGGGTCGAGGGTGACGCAGACGCCTTCGACCACACCCGCGACACGGAGGACCAACGCGAGGTTGCGCGGCAGTCGGAGGGGGAACTCGTAGATGGTCGATTCGACCTGTTCGAGAATCTGGTTGACGCGGTACTGTTCGATGTCGTCGCCGCGCGCGTCGGCGATGGCGAGTTCCATCACGTCGCCCATCACCTGTCTATCGACGTTGGGGCTGAGCGTCCCCATCTCGATGAGTGTGTCGAGGATACCGTCGACGTCCTGGTTGGCGACGGCGATGTAGAACTCCACAATCTTCTCTTGGATGAACGGGTCCACCTCGCCGTGCATCCCGAAGTCGTAGAAGATTATCTTCCCGTCGTCGGTCACCGAGAGGTTTCCGGGGTGCGGGTCGGCGTGGAAGACGCCGTCTTGGACTATCATCTGCAGGTAGGTTCGCTGCAAGTTCGTCGCCAGTTCGGTTCGGTCGATACCGAGTTCGTCGAGGGCGGCGACGTTGTTTATCTTCGTCCCCGGGAGGTACTCCATCGTCAGCACTCGGTCGTCGGAGCGTTCTTCGATGGGTTCGGGGATGACGAGTGTGTCGTCGTCTGCGAAGTTCTCCTGAATCTGCCGGAGGGTCCTCGCTTCCTCGTCGTAGTCCATCTCCTCGCGGATGGTCTTGGCGAACTCGTCGGCGAGGTTCTCCAACGAGAAGGCGCGTCCCTGTCCGATGAACCGCATGAGGATGGGAAGCGACCAACGAACAACTCGCAGGTCGGCCTCGACGAGGGCTTCGATACCGGGGCGACGAACCTTGACGGCGACTTTCTCGCCTTCGTACTCCGCGACGTACACCTGCCCGAGACTCGCGCCGCTAATCGGGTCGGTGTCGAACGAGTCGAACGCCTCGTCGACCGGGCCGAGTTCCTCTTCGATGACCGCCTTCGACTCGGCCCACGGTGCAGGTGGGACGTTGTCTTGCAACTGGCCGAGTACGTCGATGTACTCGGGTGGGAGGATGTCGGGGCGTGTCGACAGCAGTTGCCCGAGTTTGATGAACGTCGGTCCGAGGGTAAGTAGTGACTCTAAGAGGACTTCGGCGCGTTCGACACGCATCTCTGAGGAGACGGTGCGTCCACGGCCGAAGAACAGGTACTTCCGCTTGTCACGGGTGTACGCGACGATGAGCGGGAAGAACTGATAGACGACGACGAGGAACCGCCAGTAGGCGCGGAAATTGACCAGCGTGACCACCTCGCCCCGTCAGGCGTCGCCGTCGCCAGAATTCTTCTGACCGGCCGACGAGGCTTCCTCGTCACCTGAGGTGATGGGGATGGTCCGCTCCGGGGCGGCCTCACGTTTGGGGAGGCGGATTTCGAGAACCCCACGTTCCATCGACGCCTCGGCGTCGTCGGCGACGGCATCCGGGGGGAGGGGGAGTTCGGCGTCGAGAAACAGCGGACGCTCTTCGCGGACGTAGTCGAACTCCGGGGGGAGTTGCTTGTCACGCCGCGCCTCGACGAGCAACCGCCCTCTCTCGACTTTGAGGTCGGCAGTCTCAGCGGTCACGCCCGGAAGGTCGAGGACCAACAGGTACGACGTCTCGGACTCCAACAGGTCGGCGAACACCGCGTCCGGCAGTTCGGACAGCGCGTCGCGCAATGTTGACATGAACGACCATAGGGAGGCGGTGTCGAAAAAGCCGGCGGTAGTTCACCGTGTGTATACGCGTGTGAGTCGGCAATTTCGGCCGGCACCGAGGGGTCGTTCGAGACCGGCCGGTGCCGTGAGGCCGACGCTTTTTGCCCCCGGCACCGAAGGACGGCCATGAACCACCACGACCGACGCACGGCCGGGTTCAAGGAACGAACTCGGCTTGCGGACGCCCGCGAGACACTCCTCGCGGCGGTCACGCCGCACGAACGGACCGAACGACTTCCGCTCGGCGAGGCCGATGGTCGAGCACTCGCAGACCCGGCCGTCGCGCCCGCGGACGTTCCGGGCTACGACCGCGCCGCGATGGACGGATTCGCCGTCCGCGCTAGCGACACCTTCGGTGCCAGCGGTCGGTCCCCGAACGTCCTCCGGGTCGCCGACGAGTCAGTCGCACCGGGTGAGGCAGTCCGCGTCCACACGGGGAGTGACCTCCCGGACGGTGCTGACGCCGTGGTGATGGTCGAAGACACCGAGCGATTCGACGACGAACTCGAAGTGTTCGACGCCCTCGCGGAGGGGGAGAACGTCGGCGAACGCGGCGAAGACGTTCGCGAAGGTGACGCACTCTTCGACGTTGGACACGAACTTCGTCCCTCGGACCTCGGCCTCCTCCGCTCTGTCGGCATCGAGGAGGTGACCGTCTTCGAGCGTCCGCGTGTCGCCATCGTCCCGACCGGCGAGGAACTCGTCGAGTCCGACCCCGGCCCCGGCGAAGTCATCGAGACGAACGGATTGACCGTCTCGCGTCTGGTCGAGCGTTGGGGCGGCGACGCGACGTATCGAGACATCGTCGTCGACGACGCCGACTTGCTCCGCGAAGCGGTCGAATTTGACCTCGACCACGACGTCATCGTCACCACCGGCGGGTCGTCCGTCGGTGAGCGTGACCTCATCCCCGAAGTCGTCTCCGAGATGGGCGAGATACTGGTCCACGGCGTTGCGCTCAAACCCGGCCATCCCGTCGCCCTCGGCGTGGTCCAAGACACCCCCGTCGTGATGCTCCCCGGCTATCCGGTCGCCTGCGTCGTCAACGCCTTCCAGTTCCTCCGCCCGGCGCTCAAGGCCGTCGGGTCGCTTCCGATGCGACCCTTCCCGACTGTCGAAGCGACGCTGACCCGGAAGATTCCCAGTTCGCCCGGTACCCGAACGTTCGCCCGCGTCCGCCTCGACGAGTCGGGCGACGAACCCACCGCCGAACCGACCAGAACGAGTGGGTCCGGTATCCTCTCCAGTGTCGCCCTCGCGGACGGGTGGGTCGAAGTCCCGGAGAAGAAAGAGGGGTACGAGGAAGGCGAAACCGTATCTGTCGCGGGATGGGAGTGGTCCGCATGAGAAAGCAGTTCCGTGACCTCGCGTCCCCCGAAGCGGCCCGTGAGACCATCGCGTCGCTCGAACTGACGCCCGACACGGAGATGGTCGCGCTCTCGGACGCCCGAGGCCGAATCCTCGCCGAGCGAATCGACGCCGAGATGGACGTTCCCGGATTCGACCGTGCGAGCATGGACGGCTATGCGGTCCGCGCCCGCGACACCTTCGGCGCGGACGAGGCCGACCCTCTCGAACTCGAACTCGTCGGGGAAGTCCACGCAGGAACCGAACCCGACGTGGAAGTCGAACCCGGAACCGCCGCCGAGATTTCGACGGGGGCGGTCATGCCACCCGGTGCGAACGCCGTCGTCATCGTCGAACGAACTGAGGAACGCGACGGGAACCTCGTCGTCTACAAGGCCGTCGCACCGGGCGACAGCGTGATGCCCGCCGGGACGGACATCGCGGCGGGCGCACGCGCCCTCGGACCCGGCACTCGCATCACGCCGCGGGAGATTGGCCTCCTCTCGGCGCTCGGACTCGACGAAGTCCCCGTCCGCGGCGCTCCCGTCGTCGGTATCGTCTCGACTGGTGACGAACTCGTCCGCCCCGGCGAGGACCTTCGTCCCGAGGCGGGCCAAATCTACGACGTGAACTCGTACACCATCGCCGCTGGCGTCGAAGAGGCGGGTGGCGTCCCCAAACTCTACCCACACGCCGGCGACGACTACGACGAGATGGAGCGACTGC is drawn from Haloferax litoreum and contains these coding sequences:
- a CDS encoding APC family permease is translated as MSSIDVNDGRSLSRDIGLFGAISTVVAGTLGAGLFVTLGTASSTTGPSVILVVILSGLLAMSIALNYGWMATIFPAAAGSYAYVSRTFESRLPGFVVTWSKWLGYMAADAVLAIGFGSYLQVFYPAVDPALAGFGLLTVLFLVNLVGSKSYSVSQNAIFGFLILSILVLVLPGALNIDAANYQPFFTGGFDGFVAAAVPLFYAYIGIAVAGQMGAEVKNPSRNLPLAMAGGTAILILLYVFTAAVIYGVVGDYTVLANSARPLSTAAEVFLGDVGTTIVAIGGLLATASSVHAVMAAGIKMPYSWAWDEVFPKKFSAVSDRFGTPHWSLLTLYVVASGLTFWSTGLSQAIAIATFSYLIAYAAVSITVLYILYTDSTLGEEAGFSRPALLTITGLVGSLGAVGLLTEAYKGSLSVYVPWVALGLVIFGAYWYRGQQNDHDVEAILGTLPGVPSDEYNPSVRSVSDD
- a CDS encoding helix-turn-helix domain-containing protein, with product MAQEGARGVRVCLDIWHPDCWTLEVTDETDAGLLGHGVHEIDGLANGRFTAYADTVSELDELVETIRASDLTESVWETDEHDGDTTVPGRASRGIVVRYNLSNSINDALVSRGFIPDEPVRMQGGRERWTVIVHETRQTVHERLEEVRDEMDADVDVELITAPDSGSGIFRMDTLSDRQREVYELARRRDYYTWPREVSAAELADELDISKATLLEHLRKAESKLLGDD
- a CDS encoding deoxyhypusine synthase, with product MSDHDDAHDGGHEDDAHDHDGGYEMPEREEFSHDPLGHAEVHAGMTVGELVEQYGHAGIGAADVHEAADIYAEMLADEDCTVFMSLAGAMVPTGMRKIVSDLIRDGYVDALVTTGANLTHDAIEAIGGKHHHGAEHHDQKTPREHDETLRDEEVDRIYNVYLPQEHFALFESHLREEVFPALEAEGVVSIERLCRELGRANSEVNEEKGIEEDAGVAAAAYESDVPIYCPAVQDSVLGLQAWMYSQTSSFSLDALSDMTPLTDLAYDADKAGCLLVGGGVPKNFTLQTMLVTPGAYDYGVQITMDPAATGGLSGATLDEARSWGKLEKDARNATVLGDATIMLPLLVAAARDRLD
- a CDS encoding Nif3-like dinuclear metal center hexameric protein translates to MDLSTVVARFDETLATGEFADVDASANGLQVGPDEMSVETVAFAVDAAEATIEAAVEAGADLLVTHHGLVWGGLDRVTGRDFSRIEPLIREDVALYVSHLPLDGHQELGNAAGLADHLGLVDRDPFGSLGPVHIGQAGSFESPKTTDEVRDALDELDGNEETQVFDFGPDEISDVAIVTGSGVDWLDEAIESGADALVTGEGKQKVYHEAREAGITVFLAGHYATETFGVRSLAERARKMGLEAVYISHPTGL
- the speB gene encoding agmatinase — its product is MFPGAIADREVADYVLLGAPLDISTSFQPGTRFGPNRIRRFAESFDDYDRRTDQFFTELAVHDAGDVRAWDDAPDYIDWLSGSVTDAVWDDAVPVVLGGEHTVTAAGVTGIDPDVFVCLDAHLDLREEYDGNEWSHATITRRVLDELDVDEAVILGARTGSPDEWERAEADDVTVVAPEDVPEWEPEFDDESVYLSVDIDAADPAFAPGTGTKEPFGLTSREIRDVVRAVAPYADGFDVVEVNDRDDGQAASLAAKVLREFVFSHAVAHD
- a CDS encoding translation initiation factor IF-5A; translation: MAKEQKQVRELQEGSYVNMEDKPCKIYAYSTAKPGKHGSAKARVEARGVFDGKKRSLSQPVDAKVWVPIIERKQGQVVSVTGDDAQIMDLETYQTFTMRIPDDEDLNPEDEIEYLEYEGQRKIV
- a CDS encoding DUF5518 domain-containing protein; the protein is MTEWRPVVVGVCLAACTEALVFFMTGQFTLVGGVTGSALAGYTVGTDPADGGWHGLMTGVVWGCVLMPVAILLTFLNRTPILFPFQYLIPMFESPGELTTAIMLALSLPNVASGALGSLGRRDAQGTWFDPSMAEVDAVEDA
- a CDS encoding ABC1 kinase family protein, which encodes MVTLVNFRAYWRFLVVVYQFFPLIVAYTRDKRKYLFFGRGRTVSSEMRVERAEVLLESLLTLGPTFIKLGQLLSTRPDILPPEYIDVLGQLQDNVPPAPWAESKAVIEEELGPVDEAFDSFDTDPISGASLGQVYVAEYEGEKVAVKVRRPGIEALVEADLRVVRWSLPILMRFIGQGRAFSLENLADEFAKTIREEMDYDEEARTLRQIQENFADDDTLVIPEPIEERSDDRVLTMEYLPGTKINNVAALDELGIDRTELATNLQRTYLQMIVQDGVFHADPHPGNLSVTDDGKIIFYDFGMHGEVDPFIQEKIVEFYIAVANQDVDGILDTLIEMGTLSPNVDRQVMGDVMELAIADARGDDIEQYRVNQILEQVESTIYEFPLRLPRNLALVLRVAGVVEGVCVTLDPDFDFIAVATDYLTEQGYREESIEKVAKGVGQQAQKTAQSLFRVPPKLERVLDRADRDNLTVNVRLEDNKGVLDKLAKRLIYGIFLSFGFVSTVIVYALDPQNLLAVGAAGVPTAFVAVLLWRSFRSRKGIRATPQFTRQNLRQRREE
- a CDS encoding Hsp20/alpha crystallin family protein — protein: MSTLRDALSELPDAVFADLLESETSYLLVLDLPGVTAETADLKVERGRLLVEARRDKQLPPEFDYVREERPLFLDAELPLPPDAVADDAEASMERGVLEIRLPKREAAPERTIPITSGDEEASSAGQKNSGDGDA
- a CDS encoding molybdopterin molybdotransferase MoeA, which produces MNHHDRRTAGFKERTRLADARETLLAAVTPHERTERLPLGEADGRALADPAVAPADVPGYDRAAMDGFAVRASDTFGASGRSPNVLRVADESVAPGEAVRVHTGSDLPDGADAVVMVEDTERFDDELEVFDALAEGENVGERGEDVREGDALFDVGHELRPSDLGLLRSVGIEEVTVFERPRVAIVPTGEELVESDPGPGEVIETNGLTVSRLVERWGGDATYRDIVVDDADLLREAVEFDLDHDVIVTTGGSSVGERDLIPEVVSEMGEILVHGVALKPGHPVALGVVQDTPVVMLPGYPVACVVNAFQFLRPALKAVGSLPMRPFPTVEATLTRKIPSSPGTRTFARVRLDESGDEPTAEPTRTSGSGILSSVALADGWVEVPEKKEGYEEGETVSVAGWEWSA